The Drosophila innubila isolate TH190305 chromosome 2L unlocalized genomic scaffold, UK_Dinn_1.0 4_B_2L, whole genome shotgun sequence genome segment GACTGGATAACCTTGTAAAGGATTCATATTTGTATTCGCATACAGGAATCGGATTCATTGTTTGATTGATAATTCTCAACTACTACTAAGTAATCGCCAATTGTTTACTCAAGAGCATTTGATAATATGAAAGACCTTCAGTCAAACTGTGATAGCTCACTAAAATGTTTTCCACtatcaaatgtatttaatgtACACttgagtaaaataaaaatatctgaaTAGTTAAGGGGAAGTTAGACTGGAGTAAATTCTTCGCTGTTCTTTTGatataaaacatttgtatGCATTAAGTAGAGCATTCACTGTACTTGCTTTTGCTGGCGGTATCAACAGAAATGTGATAAACCTTGATTACGCATTTGACGACTTAAAGACGTCATGGAGTTAGTTGCCACTTGACGACAACGGCAACCGCAACTGAAAGATTAACAAAACCAAGTACAGTAGTCTTAACAAGTAATGCCACACCCAGAAATTTGGAGTTTAAATAGTTAAGGTTATGTTTCCTTATCGTAGAATGCAATAAAGGCAAAAAAGTAATCAAAATAGCAATTGTTGTATAACTAATTATTTGGGTTTTCCTATTCAGCGCAACTTATGGAGCTGCCCTAGCTTGTGGGTGTGCCTAAAACATGTTGCCAACGACCGCATGTCGTCCCTACAGTAACGATAATTTCCATAATGGTGAAATGCCAGACTACcgttatttgtatttactttCGGCTCTGTTCCACCTTCCCCTCCAGCACCTCTTACTTTTTGCTCCTTTTCGTCCTCTTTTACGCTTAGAGCAGTGTGCACACACCAGTCGCAAAATCAATAATTCCGTGCAGACTCGCGTAGGTTTcagcaaaattatttttgttaattatctGCTTACTAAAGTTTAACTAAATTGCATTCTTAATGTTGCCTTTTTAACTCTCAGCTTTGTTTGGTAACCTAAAAGCAATGTATACATGTCcgaaatgaaacaaattaaaataaaagaattatatTGGAGTTTCTTCTATAAGActttatttatacaaagtaGTAAAATACAAAggaatttctaaaaaaaaaataataattttaaaaaacttcgTATATAAATTCGTATATATTCCCAAAACgcattttactttttgtcctttttaatagtaatttaaaaaaatatacaaaccTAATGTCAAAATGATTTaagcattattttaaattaaataaattatgcgaCAAAATCTGATTGaaaccaagaaaaaaaacaaatttacaatgcAAAACTGTCAGTTGAGACATTCGATCGAAGCGTAAAATAAACGTAGACAACTTTTTTGGGGTTCTAAAAACATACTACAGATTCATAGTCTAGACTCAAAATACTCGTATTCTTTTAGTTGAAAACAGTAAACAAATCAGGCTCAGACAACAGGCCATGTCTGGCAAATGTCTGGGTCCgtttaaatgttgtttcatTTAGGGAACGTGTAGACAGATTATGTGACAATCGAATCATATTTCTTCTACCCGACTATATCTAATTTAATGACAGTATTAGTCgggttttgaaaataatataaacaaagcaATAGACTTTGATATAATTCCTATCTACCCTTTTCCGGTTTTTTTGGGTTGAAACCTCTGTTTTGCGAGGTGCCTTGAACCCAGCATAGTCAACAGCCAGACATTGGGTTGACCTTATGCTTATCCCTCATATCTTTCCgtaatttttttcctttcttgCCAAAAGATACATTACCACCTTGACATTTCTTCGGTTCCTGCTTCGTTATTGCcctttgttttattgttgtttatgtatttttgtgtgtctATCAGCAAACGACAATGGCATTGGCTTGTCTGGCTCGAGTGCAATCAACTTTTAGCTCTCTGCTCACTTTATCCTCAATTTCTCAAgaaaaacacgaaaaaaagACTTCAAGCAATCTGCCTCACTTCATTTTCTTCTTTCAGACTTTAATTGTTAAAGACTGTTTCGTGAGATATTATGCTGTTTTTATTCAAGCTCGTTTATTGattctcatttatttattatatatgtacatatatatatatgtgtctTTAATTTTAACCCATTTAGTTGAATTCCATTGCAAtgttttcaacattttgtctatattatatcatttataCCTGTGATTAGATTAGTTAACGAAAATTAtcttattgttaaaaatattggtTGCCAAATAAGGAAGCAATTTATTCATCATGATTCGTCAGTGTCAAACAGATTCAACTGACAGTTTTAAGTGCACgaccaataaaaaaacacatgtGTACACAGTCTTAAGCGTGCCGAAGATTAAATACTCTTGCATAAAccttaatatttgaaaaattctacCCGTATcttaaaaagattaaaatcaatatggTGAATAGAAgtattttttagaattgaCCATCATATATTATCCTTATTTTATGTGTAGGTTTTGCatgtttttttagatttaattaatgGAGAAAATAATATGATTTTCAATGAAATGGCATTCCAGATATTTCTTAAACTGTAACcagaaatgtttattttttattccctgacataatattttacatgtatGAATTTAATCACTCTAAGTCtgaacaattaatttttgttttaatatgtaCCTATTTATTGTAGATCGTTTTATGAAAatacattataaatttaatgaaaaaattaaaatgcctttGAAAAACTACAATAATTCTAGCAATgctaaagaaatttttatttaattgcaaaaaaaaaaattcactgTACCCAGTTTAGAGTAGAACAAAATTATTAGAATCTGtgagaaataataattgactGATTGATGACTGTTatcaattgcaaattaaataattaaatatcaacCCTTTCTGATAAAGTGCTTCAAAATGTGTCATATACCCGGTAATATCAACGTAAAAATGTAGTTCATAGAGCCTACATATATCTAAGGCGTCTCCACACAAAACACCAGAAAAATCTGTGTTCACTGAAGTGTGACACAGCGATGTGGTTGCAACTGCGACTGTGACTGGGGCCTTGTTGTAATTATAGTATGTGGATCAGTGATTGAAATGCCGGTGTGTGGGGGTACCTggaatacataataaatagcAATTTTCTCCACAAATGGATATAATACCTGTACCTACAACATTTACATGTGCCAGCCTACAATTGATAAGTTTTAACTGGTTTCAATTGAAGCAACTTTTTCCCATCGTACTCTCTCTACCCGTATTCGCTTTTTTTGCGGTCTGACCTTGGCTGCCCATTGACATGCGCCTcggttaaatatatataattaaactttaactgTCGCAACTTGggtttgttattttctttctcCGTTTCTCTCTTTAagattttcgttttttgaTCAAGATAAATCGAtctacatgcatatgtatataatattgtataataagataattggtttgtttttatgaGGCGTaagtcataaatattttcttaaaaatacattttttaatatttcagcaCATTTGAAAagcttacatatgtatgtatatagattaTTCATGTTTAGATTCATAATGGAAAAAGCAGCACAAATTATATATGAAagtatccaaaaataaaaacagtttttagcATAGGCCGacttctctcactctcttttatttttcctttccctctcttttttttttgttataaaattgcttatggtattataattttctcattgaatataatataatgttagttacataaaatatgttaaaggGTATTCATTGTTTGTCATTTCGAATTTACCATCTCTTTCAAAATTCAATGTGTTTTATGAGCACTTTAAGGCAATTGAAGTGTTATGAGGCGACAACGAACAATTAAATCCATTTTAGAGATGCATTTCAACTTGTTCGACAGCTgcttaaaaagtcaaaattgcGCCACACTACGAAATCTTTGCTCAGCTTTGCTCATGTACTGCTAgtaaagagtgagagagcagGGCGAGTGTAGAATTGTGCGTCACAGCGAGAGCTGagagcaaacaaaataaaataagcaaagTTACTCGCTCACTCGATTTGTGCGTCACGTTATTTGCACGCGCTCTCAAGCTCACGCTCATTAGTCGCTCTCTGTCTACAATCGCTCTCTCGCAGTAAGTGCTTGTGGGGACATTTCGACTGTTGTGCTCCTAGCGGCGTTTGGCAACTTTCAGTCGATAGCAAAAGATGAAAGAGTGCTCATCGCGCAGCAATTGGTGTCTGCTCAGTGTTGTAATCGATCAGCGTCTTAGAATTGACACCTGTCGATATCTAATTGAGATTTTATCGCGCCGCATTACAGGCGACTAAGTCGCTTTTAAGTCggtacaaaaatattcaagcaaacaaatacaaaaatcataCTTAACTATATAAACATTACCcgtatattcaaaaataagtgCAAAACTCTACAGTGTCATTGTGTATCATTGTCcatacttacatacaaacTTATACATCTAcctgtataaatatattatatgttattctatatatttgtgtttgcttgtgtgtgttattCATTTTCGTAAAGacgcaaaacaaaatacattgcataagcaaaagtaaaaaagtcAAAACCAGAAGAAATCTTCAAGTAAACAgctgatatattttttatatattcttctGGTTCGTACAATATGTTCGCGTGATTCTGTGCTCCTAATGCCCCAGAGGTACAAAACAAGTGAAAGTTTCCTTATGTGAATAACTAACAAAAATCATGTGCCCGCCCAGATGTGACTAAACGTATATACTCATaaatacagacatacatactgcaatacatacatatatagagagCTATATAATTTCCAACCGCTTGTTAATTAGTTCCACGTTTCCTTCGTACCGCTTTATACGAGTTTTAGGCGGTAGTCATCTACTTATAATGATGTTTCGTgtacagcacacacacacacaccccaataatttttatcaatattatgCCAAAATTCAAGAGAATTGAATTGTTTGTGTAGCTTTGTTTAAGACTTGAAATACGAAAAATGCCAACACCTTCAAACAAAGCCAAATATTTGCTAATGAATTTCTATGTATTATAATATAGCATGTACATGTATTTATctctgtatgtctgtatgtatttaagactagtcaaatacatatatatgtgcgtctgtatatataattggatagaataatattttgttatgtCTATAGTTGAAGGCGtgatatatgtttttaaagtataatgcaaattgtatatacataagttgaaaaatattctcatttggcttttattttattgcgtttgaattctttaaaagtttttcaacaaaaggcaaacagATTTTCACTTACAGTCTTTGTACCCAGTCCCTTTTTCTAAAGATGTGTGTAacctatatttatatttaatatcacTATTCTGATTTGACTGACAAGACATCatttttagagattttttAACCTAAAGAACTTGGTTTAGTACATGATTTTCATAGTATTTAgaatttcatatattaaacataattttttggaATAAATACCCTTTAGAATGTTTATTTCGAGAGCACAGTTGTCACGCCGAAATAagaatcttttaaaattggaaatttaaagaaattagaatacaaatattatactacaacataataattatctttaattCGAACCTTAGATACTAATTTTTTGTCTGTTCGCTACGTTGACCAAGGGGCGTTTAtgaagtacagggtatttaacaCTCGAGggtagtttaattattttacgaAATGTATcttccattttcattattacatacaatatttataaaataataatcaaatatgtGAAACATCAAGCAACTCATTATTAATCACAATTTTGTCACTTTCTTATAGTTGGTTCGACCTGTTCCCACATCTATGGAGTTTCATCTAGACAGTGCAGAATACTGCCAGGCACAgcacaaataaaaagtaagtAATCCGAAATAAGAACTtccataaataaaatctattgccaaaaagaaaacataaatatgGTCAGGGCTGGACAGTGTTGGACAAGGCATGACAGGCACTTTCCGATGATTGTAATTGAATGCGCGGCCGACACGTGCTGTTAGCCCTGTTAAAGGTCATTTGAGTTGGTCAAATTGAACTGTGTTAACCTCTTGGTGAACTAATGAAAATAGAAAGCCATTAAATGTCGTTGCAAATGTGTCATAAGTCCttaacttgaaatattttttcattgccTGTAATTGAGATTAATTCCCTTTCATTTCTTTCCCATAAAAATTTTCTGCAATTAGAAGttgtttgtttcaaatgaagCAAATCAATTAAAGCCAGTTACAAAAGCTATAAAATTATAGGAgaacaaaattcttaaatgCTCTTCAAATCAATTGTTGATTAATTTATGGCCGATTGCTTAACAATTAATTGGGATACTTATgctgtttattttatgatcACTAATGATGGCTTTACTTTATATTAGTTTtagtacatttatttaacgttAAACAAACCATAGTTTGAACTTTAAAGAGTAAAtttcatgcaaaaaaaaataaaataaacgttatgtaattaaaatttatgtctgAAAAGataactaataaatttaaagttaaaaagtcGCGGGGTATTCAAAAggttaaaaaaagttaaaaatgttCGTATTTACTAATCGCTTGAAGATTAGTAATTCAGAAAAGCTGTGTCATTTTTAGACACTTTAATAATAAGTTTTCCATattatatgattttaattaattttagtatcaTTCATTCACAGGTAATCAAACCTCGAAAAAGGCCGTGGATAGCCTATGAAAACGCTGTCACCTTTTCGGAAGTCGATGTAAGATATCAGACCAAAGCGTGGACAGCGAAGATAGTGTCAGAGGAGGTCATTAAGCCCGAGCTTGGGGATAACGAATAGAGCTAAAAGATAGACACAAGAAAAAGGTCTGAAGTGAACGCGGTTCATATCACAAATAGAATAATCCAAGTGTGAAAGAGACGCAACGAATAAACAAATAGTAATTCGAAAGAATGGAAATTGGAGAgtgaagaaaatataatttataattgaattaaaattgaaatcgtGACATTTGCGAAATCGGAACAGGGATTTTTGATagacacaaaaaatttgtagaaGAAAGAAAGCTAGAGGAAAAGAAATCCAAAATTGTGTacttaattattgaattattaacttatacttaaaacaaaaactaataagtTTTGCGTGTGTTTTATATAGAAACCTAAAGCTAACAAAACGtctaattatataatatatatatatatatttatatatacatacatatatttttttactaaaagaTAAATCAAAGAAGAACAAGTTTAAAAACATCTACTAAGCTGTATTTTGTCGACttataacaaaacaaaaaagaaatcaagTAACTTCCCAGAGTCAAATCCAAACGTTAAATTAGCccagaaaattttgaaaatttttttatacaatcaaaaactttaagttaaattaatagaaaccGAATTGATAATTTTGAGTAATTATACAAGctatatatacatttgatACTTACACTTGAACCGATCTGATTTGTAAAGTTAATTAAGTTAAGCATCAAAATGCGTCAAAAAGATCTGCGCCCAGCACCTGCTCTTATTGAGTATAAGGGCATGAAGTTCCTAATCACCGATCGACCATCAGACATAAcaattaatcattatattaTGGTGAGTATAAATTGATTACAAGATATTgatgatatatataaaatattaattgtattcTCTCTCGCAGGAGCTTAAAAAGAACAATGTTAATACTGTGGTGCGTGTTTGCGAGCCCAGCTACAACACGGATGAGCTGGAGGCCCAAGGCATTACGGTCAAAGATCTGGCTTTCGATGATGGCACTTTTCCGCCGCAACAGGTCGTTGACGAGTGGTTTGAGGTCTTAAAGGATAAGTAAGTCCATTTAACATTACACATTTAAGTCACATTcagttgcattttcatttctaCAAGCAAAActcatttatttgtataattttatgattaaacTGTATATACATAgggtatttatttacattataaGTTCTATAAAATGCCAAACTTATCGAAATacttatataacaaattaaaaaaagagtttataacaaaaatagttgcaattaaaaaagtgtttgtctttattaattttattttataccttTATAACTAAACCACTCATAAATATTTCGATCAGTTTTACTTTAATGTAAGTTTATCGTATCTTAgacatatttacaaaattcaaattagtttattatttaaatatgcttaaaaatatacatcaaGCTCTGATTTACATAAGCGATACCaaagttgatttttataaatttattcagtatcattatttgttgctttgtacactgacaaatttacaattaccaaaaaaaagaaacatcagaaaatcaaataaaagtaattaaaaaatgaactcTCGAGCTACTAATAACATTCAAAATGCTGcgccttaaaaattaaaataataatctcatcgcaaacaaatgtaaattataaataaaagtacacACATACCCaagcacacactcatacagaATAGAACCATTTCCCCGTAGTCCTCGCTTAGGCTTTGctgtctttttatttatcgTTTAAAATACATGATTCACAATTTCTTATGAACTTCAGtctgtatatatttagttttgctTCATTCCAATTAGTTAATTCCTCTCACTCTTTCAACAAATGTTGTAATTTTGGTAAACTTACCCACATCCTTCCTTTTTTCTATATGGATACactcaatatatgtatatgcgttttgtatatgtatatttgcgTTTGTATTCCGTTTCGTTTCTTGGTTTGTGTGCTATTATCCGCTGGCTAGTTTTAGAAAGTCCACAAGCGCCACACTATCCTACTACAGACATAAGCGTTTCTCGCTCAGACACATACCAAAAACAGCTCCAATGACAGCAGCTTCAGCCACATCCCGAACCAGAGCGAGtctgtcagcagcagcaaccacaacaacaacaacagcaacaataacaacagctacagatacagatacaatgcCCCTAACAGCTAATGAAATTGATACAAGCGATACAGCAGCagctatatttaataattctaCTGCATTTGTTGATAATGAGACTTGTCGGTAAGCGTAGATCCCAATGCTTTGTAAACGCTCAACTAAAAACTACATGCAACaattttagaataataaataaaagccaaattttgTATTGCTTAAGTATGTGTTTATAATTACAACTATTACAATTACACCTACtatatttagatattataaatatattttctcatTTGACGCTTTTTTCCTTATCGCAGATACCAGCAGAATCCCGAGGCTTGTGTTGCCGTTCACTGTGTGGCTGGCTTGGGACGTGCCCCCGTTTTGGTTGCCCTTGCACTCATCGAATTGGGCTTGAAATATGAAGCGGCTGTTGAAATGATCAGAGAGTGAGTCATTTGATTGCAATCACCAACATTTATGgcatacttatatttatgttttacttttttgatttcattttagtAAACGACGCGGCGCTATCAATGCCAAGCAGCTGTCGTTTTTGGAGAAATACAAGCCGAAGGCGCGACTAAAGCACAAAAATGGCCACAAAAATTCATGTTCTGTGCAATAGATTTCCATAACCATATGTATATTCCCACCAGAtaaaaagtgttcattttttcaaacaaaaaaaccaaaaaaaaaaaggaaagaaataattaaacgaaacgcaaaacaattaaactgTAAAACTATCCAAGATACCAGAAAAACACACTATACAAAATTACAGCCCCAGTTATTATATAAAGCAAAAGATAAATCCATAAACATATTGGCATCAAATtgtatgtattaattaatgtaatttatgtttattttatttctgaaacaaacaaaaaccacaagttgaaaaatatgtaCCGCAATTCTAATATTGTTTCAAGCCCGTTTACGCCCATTTAATGGTTGTAAGCgggcatatatataaatacataaaagtaACAgtacagtttaaaaaaattttaagtaatagtAGATTATATACCCATAAACTGTATCGAAATTAATTGAACATACTGTCAAGGGTCAGGCACCAtagcaatatatatagaaaggatgaaaaaacaataaatgatataagaaattaaaaacacaatgttagacagcaaaaaaaaaagttatagaaAGCGCTACAGTTATGCATTATAAACCAGGGACAGGAATAGTATGAAGCTAGTGGAAGAAAAATCGAGTCTGCTTATATAAACTGAACGCTGCATTTGATTGATGATACTGTATAACCGTTCAGACAAATGTACTTAAAATTGCATGTTTAGTTTAGCGTTGCTCCCATCCAATTATTTTATGGTGAgaaaatatattctaaaatatataaaccatTACCTACAATACATAACGAGTACGTTACAAATTAAGTGGTAGCAACAAACGAGAATCTAGAAGATACTATCTTAAGCCATAATTTATAATGCAaattgttcattttattttgtatgcttTAAGGAATGGAAATGGTCCTATCAatttttgcttcttcttcttcttttttctgtACTATACCAATCTCCAATTTGGATACccctttatatatatgtatatatatataaatgtattactTATTAAAGCATacacaatatacaatattaaatacaaatacatttaaagttttacaTTAATGActacatacatttaaataatatatatgcaacagttgcaatattacaacagcaaacaacagcaagcaaacaaccaacaacaacagcaattgatacataaattaacactttgaagaaaaattgagaaaatgaacatgaaaagaaaaattaaacaaaccttatataacaaattatagTGAGGACAAGgcagaaattgcaaaaatataatgcttacaattaatttatccAATAttgaattgtaattttttaaaatgttagtcattacaatgaaataaaaacgatatatgaaaattttaagttttgttattgtgtatctctatgtatatgtaagtatCTACTTACTTATATTTAGTGCGGAAATATCCTTCACATTCAAAGACTGTAATTAGTCAAGGAAATCAACAAATGAGGATCGCTAAAATACCACATAAAAAATGGATTCCATTCAGAGGACGCTAATTCTGGCAACTTCAAAACAATTACCTAATTTCCGCTCGATGGAAATCGACTTAATGCCTAAACTTTTGATCCACATctattataaattcaattcaatcgGAAAAAGCTATGATAATTCAATATTCccatatcaaataaaaaacagttaaTAATTAACGAtgtttctctttatttttgcatacgtaaataaatatattgataataattacaactaataacttttacatttgttatttttcttcttttttgggAGGGGCACACATTCGATTTGCTTCGATGCCGGATCCTCTTAGTGTAAGGAATTACTTATTACAAACTCGTActataaacttaaattctcAAAGCGCGTACAGTTTcgttaatatatgtatgtgtgttgctCTTGATTTTACGATATTACTTTAATTCAATGATATACATAGGAATATTGTATGTGTCCACAAAGTCAAAAAGTATTTCTAAATAAAGCAAAGGATATTCCAAAAATGGttgttttttcataaattgcgCACACAATATTGGAGTTTCGGTTTTTGAGAAGACCGTTAGCAGAATGCCTGCTGTTAGCTAACAGTGGTCTAGTAACATGTGTGGTGAACTGTGCTATGTTAGCTAACAGTGGTGCTAATTAACAGCAAAATGTAAATGGTTTAGCTGaattttgtgattttaaattaaataaaaactataattattaataataataatagtacgTAAAtct includes the following:
- the LOC117779590 gene encoding uncharacterized protein LOC117779590, with translation MKECSSRSNWCLLSVVIDQRLRIDTCRYLIEILSRRITGD
- the LOC117779589 gene encoding protein tyrosine phosphatase type IVA 1 translates to MRQKDLRPAPALIEYKGMKFLITDRPSDITINHYIMELKKNNVNTVVRVCEPSYNTDELEAQGITVKDLAFDDGTFPPQQVVDEWFEVLKDKYQQNPEACVAVHCVAGLGRAPVLVALALIELGLKYEAAVEMIRDKRRGAINAKQLSFLEKYKPKARLKHKNGHKNSCSVQ